The window attatgcaaaattgattgaaaatttaataaactagAGACTGTCGATTCAAATGCAGACaatttggaaaatataaaaatgcatgaAAAGTACGGCTCGTCTTCCATCTATAGgcatgtattaattaaatctctttGTCCTTCAGTATTTCGGGGTTTCTATGAAATCCGTTTCGCGATTTTTCAGTGCGAGGAAGGGTCAGGATGGACATAACACGAGATCGCTGCCAcgtcattttaaattatcagcCCATTCACCCGGTGCTGCGTTAGGATACTATGACTCTACCAAAGACAAATTGCTAGTGACCAAATCAATATCCTTGCTATGCCAACAACCTTACCTCCATGCGGCAAAGACGTTCCTCACTAATCTCTATAAGTAAGATATTCCGTCAGTCTTACAAAGCTCCATTGAAACGAGCTGGCGTATCTTTAGTCTTCTTATATAACTTCATTTATGCTACGCTTCATAAAAACACTTACAAGTATAAgtgataatattatgttatagaGTGTGTTGTATAAATTCTGTCTGTTAATGAACACATAAAGCACaggactttaatttttaaaaattaaaaaattaaaaaaaattaaatttaatttttgttaatcagaattttttgagtaatttaattacttacattattattgttgatttttaaatatgcttgtcaaatattttgtttaagaatgataataaaattcttggaTACTGACCAACCCAAACTTTGCCGATTACTAGGAATTAAGTTGacaattagttttttttttcaggtgTGTTCCTAGACATCCCGGACCTGGTCTTAGTTTAGAATCTTACGTGTATAATCTTCTGTATAATGTACCGATACCGTTACCTGGCAAATCGTTGAAGTTTTTTGTACCTAATGACGAACCAGCGAAATCGCCGCTGGAACTAGTTATTCATCAACCATCTCCATCATTAGAATTACCGATGTTGGACTATCCTCTCAAGGACGTATTTACGTGGCTGGGTGCAGACTGCCTAATCCAGTTGTTCACATGCGTGCTATTAGAGAACCAAGTTCTCTTGAGAAGCGCTGATTTTCACAAGCTGATGGTGGTATCGGAGTGCATAACGGCGCTCTTGTTTCCTTTCTCATGGCAACACGTTTACGTACCGATATTACCCGCCAGTCTGCATCACTTCCTAGATGCACCTGTGCCCTTTATAATGGGTCTACATGCGCACAGTGAGGGTGGCGTATTAAAAATCGCTAGCGAAGTAcgtttttcttccttttatgcttttattacatttaaaaatagtaacGTTTTAAAGATTAAGACAGTGTGTACTATTAATTATGAGTAATGCCGATTACGGTTTGATTACAGGCAAACCTTTGTTATGTAGATATAGATAAGCAAAGTAGCCAATTTCCGGAAGAATTACCCGTATTTCCtcataaaatgcaatttattacTGAGATCAGAGCGCTTCTAAACAAGTACAAAATACCACATTCAGGAAAGTGAGTTATTTGTATTTAGATGAAgatggaaatttaattattattctgttatctaaattgaacaaaatttttataggaCTGATAACATggtcattaattattacaatggTGACATCATGACCAGCAGTTTGACGCTTCCCGGTTCTGGTTTTCATCTTCCTCGCAGAAAACATTCTTTGCACGATGTGCTGGATTGGGATCGGCCAGAATCAGGGCCACAATCGGACAATTTGCAAAGAATAGTGGATATTGTTAAGACAACAAgtaggaattttttaatatatagcgataatattgtcattatttccaaattattaatttttccgtATTTATATAGTGAACGTTGATGATGTTGACCCTATAGAGGATACCACAGAAAAAATACTCACGCCGCAGGAAGAATATCAAGGGACTCTTATCTTTAATAGTGCTATTAGAGAGATCTTTTTAAACCGTTTTGTACAAATGTTTTCTAGTTATgaacattttgttattcaaCCGAGTCAGGTATgggcatatattttttttacacaaaattaaaatctctcgtgtaataaaaattatctattaaaattataataaattttacgttaAAGGACAAGGATGAATGGATAAATAATAGGGATAGTATGCATGTTTTCGATAAGGCCACGTTTTTATCTGATCAACCGACTCAGCATCTGCCGTTTTTGTCGAGATTCTTAGAAACGCAGATGTTTGCTTCTCTTGTTGACAGCAAAGTGATGTCAACGTGGAGTGAACTTGACTGTAACATTAAAGTTTTTGACCAAAGAATCTCCGCTCTGAAGTAAGTCATAatgatataatgtatttatttataagtagctgaataattgaaaagatagaaaaaaatttaaattttgtgttttatatCTATTCTGTATTTTAGGAAGAAAGTCGGAGAGAGCATCATACGATCAATGCGATATGAGCCTTGCACGAATATCGCAGATACGCAACAAATACTCGAACAGAGATTAATTAACATAGATTTCGAAACTAATCCGCCTACAGAGATTCTTCCTCATAGAGCTGCGTATTTTCGGAGTTTTCCATTGTTGGATAACGTTGCATTGAATAAAGAACCTGCTCAAAGGTATGCTAccatttacaatatttttatttaattgatataatctcctacttttatatttattaatgtctgCTATTCCTATTTTATGCTTCCCATATAGTATACTTCggtaagaatttttaatacaaataaaataaaataaaataacggggtttataacaaaatgcatcatatttatttactttacaatcgaaagaattttaaagatcttatgaattatacaattgattcatttttactttaaatccTTCAAAGaaccatttttgtatttataaattgtatcataaagtaataataatacaaatatattattgatcaaTTGCTTCCACCTGTAGCAGTAGAAGAGGGCAGACACAATGGAAATATAAGATGAAATCCATGGATACCAATGGAAAACCTGCAACATCTCAAGAATCTCAATCACCTCGACCTCAAACTAAACTCTCGGCGGATATGAGTCCCGCTTTGATAGCACAAGCAAATTGGACATTCGTAGAAAAATTGCTCAAGGTACTCACccttgaatattatttaatatataattgaatttatatgtagaaaatgtaacattctataatggtttttattttatttaacacttATTCTTGCTTACTtaagaaaaacttaattattgcaaaattgtattaatgcaaaataatattataaacattgtattataTCATCTAATAGAAGACATTTTCctgtatttgtttataacattttatttttagtttttgtttaagaaacacaataaaaaacCAAAGTAGTATGCCgatttttctgtataattaaaaagtcataatTATGTTACTTTTGTGTTAAGGATTGTAAATCCAAGACAAAGAGAATGTTAGTGGAGAAGATGGGATCGGAAGCTGTCGCGCTTGGTCATGGCGGCGAGTCTCTGTCTGATGTTGAAGAGAACACTCTAGTCGCTAGTCTCTGTGATCTGTTGGAACGAGTGTGGAGTCATGGGCTTCAAAACAAGCAGGGCAAGAGCGCTCTCTGGTCGCACTTGACCATGTACCAGGAATCAGAAGAATGCAATGACACGACTAAGTCTATAGATCCCAACTTTCTTTCCCCTGGTAAGATATGTACAcgtatgttataatataataaaatataaatattgcgctTAACTTactctaaaattatatttccgtattgttttatcttataattatactataaatacGTTACGTGCATATATACAGTAGAGAaagaataatcaatttattgtaaattatataaaattatataattatataaaatattactacttTGCGGAAATGCAGCGCTAGCGTGGTCCGTGCTCCGGAAACGACTCGATTGTACGTgtcttaatttaaacaataagataaagtagaaattataaagtagAGATTAGTGTTCTCTTCGTACGTGTAGATATCCTGCACTATTAGTTTTGTAAGTGGTTCACCAAACAATAGTTGATATTACGTGTTTATGCTTTGcacgtattattttaatatatattttaattacattttatttgtttctcaaatatttgaaaaaggaATTGACATTAGCATGTCCAAAGTTTAAATTGAACAATAATGTTaacaataatgttttataattctgtttattattattattgtatgtttaatttttctttttttcttttatttttttatgttataactAGCTAAGAAATCtccgaataaatttttcgggATACGAGATCGTTTGGCTTCATCTTTGAGAGGCAAAAGTATTATTGAAATTGCTTATTACATCAAGGACAATTTTAATGGTAAGCCTTGATATTGGCTTGCCGcagaaagaaaatttcatgAACTAATTCCATTTCCCATTAgtggtattttttttttgaagctCGTGAATGCTCAACAAGTATCCTAATAACAAATCATTTTACTATATATGACGTTTGTcattgcatattattttaatgttatgatttttaaagaaatttattaaaaccttAAAAAGAATGCATATCgaatatgtgtgtatgttgtgtgatatattttgatataaattacgTAGAAggattatatatgtttctgAATATGTTTTTACGCAGCATGATACTGAATTTTTTGCatgtatttattgtttttgcaaaaatatgtttaaaatataattagataaagGACTAAAAAGAATGTATTGTCTCTgcttatattttgtttgcatCCTTTGCTTAATTGAAAAGAATGCCTgcaatctaaaatattttatattgtgatAGATTTATCGAATTTACAATTGGAAACGGATGTTTCACCTACAAGAGGTACGGATAAACACAAATCTTCTGGTGAGAGAAAAACTGGTCCTGAACACTTGAGGCCTCTCCCagattctttaatttttgacatCCGCAACGTTCAAGCGATGACCGATATCAAAACACATATTGGATACGCAAGAGCGTGGGTGCGATTAGCACTCGAGAAGAAATTGCTATCGCGTCATTTGAAGACGTTACTATCGAATACTGCTCTATTGAGGTGAATTTtaggaattattaaataaattttttatttttacataataacataatatgtaggataatattaacaatatttgattattaataataactaattattGATAGTACtaacagtttttattattaaacacaataataaattgtaatcaaCAAATGAAACTATCAATTGacatacttaataattttttaagcataaaactaatttgttcaatgcttaaatattaatagttattatttttatgattttttaggAGCCAGTATAAACGATCAGCGTTCTTACGCTgtgaggaagagaaagagcaaTTTTTGTATCACCTTTTGACACTGAACGCTGTTGACTATTTTTGTTTCACAAATAACTACCCAATGACGAAACTACCTTATCGAGTTGTGATATTCCCCAGTCGAAAGGCAAGCGCTGCCACAACTTCAGCTAATAGTTGGATTGCTATTTCTGGTACACTTTGCGAAACTAATCCTGTACCTATTCCAAAGGGGGCACTTGAATTTGTATTTCATGTAAGTATTTGAATTTGTATATCATATTGCTGTTTAATcgtagttattaattttatttaaataaattagttcTGTTTGAGGTAATCGAGTCAATCATTTTAGAAAATGGCTACtttgagaattttttacataataaaaaaactttcaacATTTTAAGAACAGAATTTTTCTAAACATACTCATTACTAAATTAAGTACCAAttgtataaaagattttattttatatattttaaccaTGCAATTATCTTTCTGTTTTAGCATAAAAATTTAGGCGTGTTGTCTACGTTACGGATTGGACATGACAATACTGGATTATCACCAAAATGGATGGTGGAACACGTTGTAGTAAGAAACGAAGTAACTGGACACATGTTTAAGTTTCCCTGTGGTCGTTGGCTTGGTAGAGGAATAGATGACGGGTCTACCGAACGTTTATTAGTAGGTGCTTTAGTACCTCGAAGTATTGACAGCGAAGAGTTGGTAGAATCATGTTCCACACCTCCAAGATGCAGATCTCCGAGTATACCTAGACGTCCTATATTGTCACAAGTTGAACTGCAACACATGCttggtaaattaatattacaattactattatttatatattttattttttgtatattaatcttgttaattttgttagttaatttttaatatttatttgaatcaatttaagtcttaataaatttgaaaacaatattattgaattatttgtagtgtaataaattatattatataaaatatattatataaaaagggcagattttattacattattaataatatatattattaagaatataacataaatttatataacgcgacaaaataagaaataaaaaatattttattataattaatttaaaatctaatttattattaagaataaaaattaaaatatattacaggcGAAGCTGTAAACGCCATAGTCAAATATCATTACAGAAGAGAATGTCAAGATGGTTCCTTGACAGCATTGTTATGCGGAGAAGGCGGTCTCGTGCCGTCTTtggaacaaatatttttatttggcttTAAAAATCAGAGAATATTTGGAAGAAACTTCTATGTGTGGGACTATCTCTGtaagtacaaatttaataatattcaataactggtattaaaaaaatgtataattaaaactattgCAGTACgcgtaaaagaaaatttcgaGATTTCTCTGCTAGAGGAAATGGACGAGTATTCTCAAAGACTCAATCGAGATAGAAGAGTATATTCAGAAAGCAGCCAAAGATTCACGATCTTGAGATGTTATTGTCACCTCATCGATCAAATCAATATGTTTAGTCAAACTTTGGGGAAAGATGGAAAATTTcagttatttatttgtttagcAGTGAggtaagtttataaaatatttttaacaaaatattcctcatttttaatttcctttttgttattatttaaacttgagcattaatataattttcagagAGCAACTTCTTCATCCTATGCTGCGGCCAATGAGCGATGCGCGTTCTACAGCGGATATGTACGAAGAGAATTCGTTTTTGAGAAATCCCACGTTATTAACTTTTCTTATTCATATTCTTGAGCCGTTGAGCGAGTTTCATATTGTTCTCGAGAAAAGCCTGACTCACGGAATTTCAAGTATATGTTAGTATTTGCCAAAACATGTCGATATACACTAATTTGTTGCAAATATTCCATGTTCTTTTAATAAGTGACAAATCGTgatatttctcttaaaaatggTACGTCTGGCTTTTCAACATTATcagtaaaaattgatttattttgttttcaattattgacgaaattaaaacaatcaaGCCTTGTGTGTATATAGTACTATCATATATCACTTGACAAAAGaattaaacaataacaaataaattcgaTTGTTATTACGTGGGATAATAAAAAGCTTGGAAAATTTCACTATTAAGAGAGAGATTAGAtggatttaatattaaaactgaaGACTGTTATGGGGTATGGCTGTAGAATATgcttttacaaataacaaaCTAGCGACAAGAGATTAATGCGAGATTTATTAGATATAACATTGAATAAGGAGAACATAAATCTCGTTCTGTTTCAGAAGCTTACGATATTATCACCGGTgataagaaattaatgtataatcagAATGTATTTGGCCCCATCTTGCCATAGTTATTAGCACATGATAAAGGTGATGTTCGTTGAAATATTGATACTAATGATAAATTGTGTACCAAAGATGTGATCCtattcaatcaatattattttacattatcatTACTGTTAGATGTtaagtttctttattattatatgtggttatatatttttaatgcatgcaaaatacttttaaaataatttttataagtacatCCGAATTaacaatgatttttttactCCGCGTGAAGATAGTTTCCTAATATGTTcgaaaaattgtcaaaatattCACACATAACTTGATGAGTCTCGGATTttagatagaaaaaaagaatattttttttaatggctgTGCTCGAATATAACTTATATCGAACGTGAACACTAACATgacatttttatgttacattgtataattattgcaGCAAACtttaagatatatatgttCCAAGAATTATACGTACGGaaagttttgtaattttattaaaataaccgTTTTTGCCCTCTGGATGCTTGGTAAAGCATTTatacttgaaataattattaattaattaatatatataataatataaacaatttaaattaaatttatattaaataatataaataatttaaattaaaattatatattttctaatataaatattttaaaaataattaattatttatatgcaataaatttatatattttaattataacagcAGTACAAGAGGGTAAGAACTGTCACTGAATTGTATTGTATATGGACCAAATGACGTAATCATCTTTAGGTTgatgtatttttgttaatttttgttaaaactaaagtataatttaatatctgtttattttttctatattcttTAGTCTCACATTCATAAAACAAGAAACATGGATGGGCAAAACTTTCTGATCGATCAAATATTGCCTCAAAATCGGAAGGTATcgatattgttataaatttgatatactCAACTAGTTTTTGTAAGCACACACAAAATCGAGTAAGATAATATtgtacactgtaaaaaataattcctaAAGTACAATCGAGTGTCTGATTCAGAATTTTATTGGATAATTAAGAACTAAGAATCGCGTTTAATATCTTTCTCAACATTTAATTCCATGATGTTAAGTGCATTGTGTGACAAATTTCTCATTATTATAACCAAATATGATATTATGATCAACATATGTGTAtccgaaattttaatatttacatatattcgttaaatatattttgtttgaaagTCCTTGACGATTTAACATGATATGTGAGAATTACATTTAGATTCAGTCCATTCAGAGGTTCAACCTGAGATAGATTATTGAGATTATGATGGAAAAACATTTGCTTAATAGATAAAGCATTTGGAAAAATCTGAAGaacttgaaaatatttgcCAAGCATGTTACAAACAATGCGAAACtacgtaattaaaattactagtAACATGAATTTCTACGTTGATCTAATTATATGCTACtatcatattaatattgaaatatgacTTTCGATATAGATTAATGGAGGCTATAAAAgagatgtaaataaataagtatggAATAAATACCGAGCCACAGATGGAGAATTTTAACTTAACAGAGCGATCACTTTTCATCGAATCCAGTATTCTTTCCAGAGTATAACATTGAACATGTTTCGTAATTTCGGCGattattttgtcattattatattaacttatttgCAGATCTTGACGTTCCTGTAGATTTTTTTCGCCCTCCCCAAGTTAATTTTCCCCAAGTTAAAAGATCTTTCTTTCTTCGCGACACATGGTTGTAATTGTTAAATTGGATAATGTGACTAATCATGAAAATCGGATTCCATTAGCGATACTCTATGAATGTTGTTTTATCTTATGTTTCATGATCTTTTCTCAATATTTGAAGTTGAAACCGTGCAAGAGATTTGGCATTGTAGTGAGAAAgataaatagaaagaaattttgttgGCCTTATTGTACAATATACTTTCGACTCTAATTTGCAAGAATATTGTGAGAAAACTAAGTCTGTAATGTTGAAATACAGGATAGAAAATCCAGGCATAACAAATATACTTTCCAAAATGTAGAtatgtttctttctttatctAACTCTAGATctacatatttattgttacatcGTCAAGGATCGGTGATTGTACTTCATTCAGTTAATTAGCAATGCATTTGTACTAcagtaatttaaaagataagaatttttttaaatgtataattttacgaaattaatcatacaatcaaattatttctttaattaaaactgcATTGTCCGAGGACTACTCATTTCTATTTTGTATTGTCTTCTagcgaagaagaaagaaacatttcttcattttgcgaaaagattttaagattttactACGGTTGTTCAAAAAGTAatgctttacatttttttgttgataactgtttatttaacataaataaaattcacacTCAGCAAAAGTACATGTTTCAACTACATATgttaattttctacaaattctCCATTCAGTTATGGTCTTGCTTACTTTTTAAACAACTGTAGTAGATTTGTGCATCATATTTGTAAAGCAACAAAAACTTACAAcgttgttataaaaaaatttatgtagcCAATATGTATTGTGATTATTTTAGACTGACGACCAATATtcatattacttttgtaaGTGTACGTTATGTTAACATCTTCGCAGCTGCATTTTACATAACCATGTTGAAGTAAAGCTGCAATTGTATATGAGATCGAATAATTTCATAGCAAACATTTTATACGAatacttttctaaatatacataatgttCGGGTCAACGGGtgagagaaaatttaataattcaagatGATAAAACGATAATGAAAACTAAGTTGCAATggatgttttgtttttttttaattttaaatattgaaatatataaataatataacgtgtttTAGCCTATTTTTACATGAGTGTTGAAATATTCCAAATTACAAAATCAAGAATAACaaacttttgataaagcttttttttctAGTCTGAATAATTacgtgttatttttatatcaatatttaaatacgtacaattaaaaacaaagctttaattgaaattttgtcgtaatttctattttattttatcatctaAAATCTAGAATCACTTCTTAAATTTTCACCAATCTATTGCCTAACATTTTGTATGTCCTTCGTCATTGATATTACATTATGTGCACtttgtaaaacataatatagCCGATTAGTGCagtacaaaattgtaaaaacaaaGCTATTTTAACGGCATCGATGACGATATATACGGCAGTGATACTTTCACGTGAGCTCATTCACTGTGGTGATTCAATACTTATTGCAGcctataatttctaataatttcttgtccTTTACAAGATTGTTATcctattgtatataaatgaaatttattataaaatttcctcATTACTATATAAGaagttttacaaattattcattatgtgagttgtatatatacatatataaatatatacattgtaaGGTATATTATGTACAGTAGAAATAAATCactatcataaaaattagaaattaatttttaccttTCTTATTGTATACTTTGTAcatgtgtatgtattttaatcataatatcAAGAGAATTAGGATTTGATTcttcttttgttaattatattatatgttaattacatatatacactgcATGTACACTAACATATACTTTAAACTTGTATGGAATGGAGAGTAAAATGATAAAgagatatgaaaatattttattcaaactatGAAAAACTAAAgcaattgtgtaaaaaatattaactatgaattcatttttattagaacattttttcattaaactttatttaacagttctgatttttaaattctgatttcttcaaatttgttttatttagattttatttaaataaaaatattcattaattatttaaagtattttcgttcttaataagacaaaattttaatatgttaattacaaaGTTTGTGTGTGTCTTTAcgcatgtaaaaatatgtgcaTAAGCACATCTTTGAATATTAGAGATGAGaataaaataagcaaaatatatttgagcagtatataatatgtaacccacataaaattttgcttatttctttcttgctatatctaatatataataatatgtaaaatatctcTTTATCCAATATGCTCTCGTAGCAAAATATAAGTACTCGAtccaatatatattatttgtttgtttcCTTGCTTTCTTCAAAACATTGACGGATACATTCTTCTGACAGCCTTTCGTTAGAACAACAACTTAGTTCCACGAAGATAAAGCAATTCTACATATCTTctagaattaataatattctagATTTCATCTTAGGCAGGTATTTCAAATTTGCATTATTAGTTTTTGATAGAATTTCTTACACCTATGACTGACATTCTAGgattaatgaattaatgtaGAATATTGATGataattcacattttttattcttaagtaTCAAATATCATTGTATAATAGGAATATTGATACTAATGATTGTGTGAAGAGGGAGGCGTCAATATTTCTGTCAGAATAGTTTTACGTTTAGGTAACCCAAAAATCGCAGAAATCACAGAAATAACCTTaggttataaaaatatttgatgcaTATACTGTCAGTATTACTGATTCAATATCATTGCCCtgatggaaatattttattgaaaatctctCATTTGaccaattttattgaaactcattaaatttattttattattattaaacaaaaaattaatgttatgaattttaatcttaattaattttaatgcattttaatcttaatcttaatgaattttaataaataggggtcaattaagagagagagatttcagtaaaatatttcagtaaaatatttcaataatatttccatTAGAATAATCagtattattgaaatattgaaattattgtgTAAGGTCTTTATAAAGTattgttatacaaaaattttcaaatgcaAACTCTTTATTACTATAACTGTTTTAAAACTCATATGCATTactaatattttgaaatatagaaATCTATTGAATTCGTGGATGCGTAACGGACTGGCATTTATCGGTATCAAAGAGAGGATATTCGAAAAAGGCAGCTAATAGGGATCAAATTATCTTAGAGGAATAGCACTACAAAAATGGACCAAGATCTGTTGAaaaagcatatatatatattccaaggaatacacaaatacaaaaagGATACTTGCCCATTATGCACATTAGTAAATATACTGCAAAAAACGTCTTTTCGTCGGGGTTCCCGCATTCCTGAGTTCGTTCTACTGGATAGATTTCCCGAAACTGACGAACTCATTCCTGAAGAATTGTTCAGTCCAAGATGGATTATCGAGTATATGAAGaaagtgcatgaaattaaTAGTAGAAATAGTATTGCAAAATCTACCAATGATggatttgtttataaatataattccgACGATGAAGAAGATGAAAAGTCATATGTTTTCTCCAGTAATATGACGC of the Monomorium pharaonis isolate MP-MQ-018 chromosome 11, ASM1337386v2, whole genome shotgun sequence genome contains:
- the LOC105829468 gene encoding DENN domain-containing protein 5B isoform X2, with protein sequence MNGSLGITRGPEQHPLRFADYFVICGLDKDLGLEPDRYFGDSLQCTPLDRAYKTKVLGHYPDSVPWNPFDEHAVCMLCLPSGLRFRTQKHSVEPTFHSFVLTKEDGHRTYGFSLVFYEECRNRKICAAMQTLQAMHITELSSGQNGTPPTARKGQDGHNTRSLPRHFKLSAHSPGAALGYYDSTKDKLLVTKSISLLCQQPYLHAAKTFLTNLYKCVPRHPGPGLSLESYVYNLLYNVPIPLPGKSLKFFVPNDEPAKSPLELVIHQPSPSLELPMLDYPLKDVFTWLGADCLIQLFTCVLLENQVLLRSADFHKLMVVSECITALLFPFSWQHVYVPILPASLHHFLDAPVPFIMGLHAHSEGGVLKIASEANLCYVDIDKQSSQFPEELPVFPHKMQFITEIRALLNKYKIPHSGKTDNMVINYYNGDIMTSSLTLPGSGFHLPRRKHSLHDVLDWDRPESGPQSDNLQRIVDIVKTTMNVDDVDPIEDTTEKILTPQEEYQGTLIFNSAIREIFLNRFVQMFSSYEHFVIQPSQDKDEWINNRDSMHVFDKATFLSDQPTQHLPFLSRFLETQMFASLVDSKVMSTWSELDCNIKVFDQRISALKKKVGESIIRSMRYEPCTNIADTQQILEQRLINIDFETNPPTEILPHRAAYFRSFPLLDNVALNKEPAQSSRRGQTQWKYKMKSMDTNGKPATSQESQSPRPQTKLSADMSPALIAQANWTFVEKLLKDCKSKTKRMLVEKMGSEAVALGHGGESLSDVEENTLVASLCDLLERVWSHGLQNKQGKSALWSHLTMYQESEECNDTTKSIDPNFLSPAKKSPNKFFGIRDRLASSLRGKSIIEIAYYIKDNFNDLSNLQLETDVSPTRGTDKHKSSGERKTGPEHLRPLPDSLIFDIRNVQAMTDIKTHIGYARAWVRLALEKKLLSRHLKTLLSNTALLRSQYKRSAFLRCEEEKEQFLYHLLTLNAVDYFCFTNNYPMTKLPYRVVIFPSRKASAATTSANSWIAISGTLCETNPVPIPKGALEFVFHHKNLGVLSTLRIGHDNTGLSPKWMVEHVVVRNEVTGHMFKFPCGRWLGRGIDDGSTERLLVGALVPRSIDSEELVESCSTPPRCRSPSIPRRPILSQVELQHMLGEAVNAIVKYHYRRECQDGSLTALLCGEGGLVPSLEQIFLFGFKNQRIFGRNFYVWDYLLRVKENFEISLLEEMDEYSQRLNRDRRVYSESSQRFTILRCYCHLIDQINMFSQTLGKDGKFQLFICLAVREQLLHPMLRPMSDARSTADMYEENSFLRNPTLLTFLIHILEPLSEFHIVLEKSLTHGISSIC
- the LOC105829468 gene encoding DENN domain-containing protein 5B isoform X3 is translated as MNGSLGITRGPEQHPLRFADYFVICGLDKDLGLEPDRYFGDSLQCTPLDRAYKTKVLGHYPDSVPWNPFDEHAVCMLCLPSGLRFRTQKHSVEPTFHSFVLTKEDGHRTYGFSLVFYEECRNRKICAAMQTLQAMHITELSSGQNGTPPTARKGQDGHNTRSLPRHFKLSAHSPGAALGYYDSTKDKLLVTKSISLLCQQPYLHAAKTFLTNLYKCVPRHPGPGLSLESYVYNLLYNVPIPLPGKSLKFFVPNDEPAKSPLELVIHQPSPSLELPMLDYPLKDVFTWLGADCLIQLFTCVLLENQVLLRSADFHKLMVVSECITALLFPFSWQHVYVPILPASLHHFLDAPVPFIMGLHAHSEGGVLKIASEANLCYVDIDKQSSQFPEELPVFPHKMQFITEIRALLNKYKIPHSGKTDNMVINYYNGDIMTSSLTLPGSGFHLPRRKHSLHDVLDWDRPESGPQSDNLQRIVDIVKTTMNVDDVDPIEDTTEKILTPQEEYQGTLIFNSAIREIFLNRFVQMFSSYEHFVIQPSQDKDEWINNRDSMHVFDKATFLSDQPTQHLPFLSRFLETQMFASLVDSKVMSTWSELDCNIKVFDQRISALKKKVGESIIRSMRYEPCTNIADTQQILEQRLINIDFETNPPTEILPHRAAYFRSFPLLDNVALNKEPAQSILRSRRGQTQWKYKMKSMDTNGKPATSQESQSPRPQTKLSADMSPALIAQANWTFVEKLLKDCKSKTKRMLVEKMGSEAVALGHGGESLSDVEENTLVASLCDLLERVWSHGLQNKQGKSALWSHLTMYQESEECNDTTKSIDPNFLSPALAWSVLRKRLDYLSNLQLETDVSPTRGTDKHKSSGERKTGPEHLRPLPDSLIFDIRNVQAMTDIKTHIGYARAWVRLALEKKLLSRHLKTLLSNTALLRSQYKRSAFLRCEEEKEQFLYHLLTLNAVDYFCFTNNYPMTKLPYRVVIFPSRKASAATTSANSWIAISGTLCETNPVPIPKGALEFVFHHKNLGVLSTLRIGHDNTGLSPKWMVEHVVVRNEVTGHMFKFPCGRWLGRGIDDGSTERLLVGALVPRSIDSEELVESCSTPPRCRSPSIPRRPILSQVELQHMLGEAVNAIVKYHYRRECQDGSLTALLCGEGGLVPSLEQIFLFGFKNQRIFGRNFYVWDYLLRVKENFEISLLEEMDEYSQRLNRDRRVYSESSQRFTILRCYCHLIDQINMFSQTLGKDGKFQLFICLAVREQLLHPMLRPMSDARSTADMYEENSFLRNPTLLTFLIHILEPLSEFHIVLEKSLTHGISSIC